A single Vibrio sp. YMD68 DNA region contains:
- the tsaD gene encoding tRNA (adenosine(37)-N6)-threonylcarbamoyltransferase complex transferase subunit TsaD, with product MRIIGIETSCDETGIAIYDDEKGLLAHKLYSQVKLHADYGGVVPELASRDHVKKTIPLIKAALKEANLTSKDIDGVAYTAGPGLVGALLVGATIGRSIAYAWGVPAVAVHHMEGHLLAPMLEENPPPFPFVAVLVSGGHSMMVEVHGVGEYKILGESVDDAAGEAFDKTAKLMGLDYPGGPLLAKLAENGTKGRFKFPRPMTDRPGLDMSFSGLKTFTANTIAANDNDDQTRADIAYAFQEAVCDTLVIKCKRALLQTGMKRIVIAGGVSANKQLRQSLGELAEKVGGDVYYPRTEFCTDNGAMIAYAGMQRLKNGETSDLSVQAIPRWPIDQLKPVRSNP from the coding sequence ATGCGCATTATTGGTATTGAAACCTCGTGTGATGAAACGGGGATTGCGATTTATGATGATGAAAAAGGACTCTTAGCTCATAAGCTTTATAGTCAAGTAAAACTGCACGCTGATTACGGTGGTGTGGTACCAGAGCTTGCATCTCGCGATCACGTAAAAAAAACCATTCCATTAATTAAGGCCGCATTAAAAGAAGCGAACTTAACATCAAAAGACATTGATGGAGTCGCATACACTGCTGGGCCAGGGCTTGTGGGTGCATTGCTTGTTGGCGCGACCATTGGGCGAAGTATTGCGTACGCTTGGGGTGTGCCTGCGGTTGCTGTTCACCATATGGAAGGGCACTTGTTGGCACCTATGCTGGAAGAAAACCCGCCGCCGTTTCCTTTTGTGGCTGTGCTGGTTTCTGGTGGTCACAGCATGATGGTGGAAGTACATGGTGTAGGCGAATACAAGATTCTTGGTGAATCGGTGGATGATGCCGCTGGGGAAGCGTTTGATAAAACGGCGAAACTCATGGGGCTAGATTACCCAGGTGGACCGTTATTAGCCAAATTGGCCGAGAATGGCACCAAAGGGCGTTTCAAATTCCCTAGGCCGATGACCGATAGACCGGGTCTTGATATGAGTTTTTCAGGTTTGAAGACTTTCACTGCCAATACCATTGCAGCTAACGATAACGACGACCAAACTCGTGCCGACATTGCGTATGCGTTCCAAGAAGCCGTGTGTGATACGTTAGTGATTAAGTGCAAGCGTGCATTACTTCAAACAGGCATGAAGCGCATTGTGATTGCAGGTGGCGTGAGTGCGAATAAACAGCTTCGTCAATCTCTTGGTGAGTTGGCAGAAAAAGTGGGTGGTGACGTTTATTATCCGCGTACTGAGTTTTGTACTGATAATGGCGCCATGATTGCTTACGCGGGTATGCAGCGTCTTAAAAATGGTGAGACCAGTGATTTGTCGGTGCAAGCGATACCGCGTTGGCCTATTGATCAGCTTAAACCGGTTCGCTCAAATCCATAA
- the rpoD gene encoding RNA polymerase sigma factor RpoD codes for MDQNPQSQLKLLVIKGKEQGYLTYAEVNDHLPAEIVDSEQVEDIIQMINDMGIKVVETAPDADDLALNEDNTVTDEDAAEAAAAALSSVESEIGRTTDPVRMYMREMGTVELLTREGEIDIAKRIEDGINQVQSAVAEYPGTIPYVLEQFDRVLAEELRLTDLINGFVDPNDDGTAAPTATHIGSELAKTDLADEDGEKKEDEEDVEEEEEEDTGIDPELALEKFTSLRNTYQNLQLAINEHGADSSKASKATELLQEVFAEFRLTPKQFDYLVNELRTSMDRVRTQERLIIRQTVEYGKMPKKSFVALFTGNESSDAWLDEALASDKPYAEKVKRSEEEIRRSILKLSIIEKETNLTVQSIKDISRRMSIGEAKARRAKKEMVEANLRLVISIAKKYTNRGLQFLDLIQEGNIGLMKAVDKFEYRRGYKFSTYATWWIRQAITRSIADQARTIRIPVHMIETINKLNRISRQMLQEMGREPLPEELAERMQMPEDKIRKVLKIAKEPISMETPIGDDEDSHLGDFIEDTTLELPLDSATSTSLRGATKDVLAGLTPREAKVLRMRFGIDMNTDHTLEEVGKQFDVTRERIRQIEAKALRKLRHPSRSETLRSFLDE; via the coding sequence ATGGATCAAAATCCGCAGTCACAGCTAAAACTACTTGTCATCAAAGGCAAGGAGCAAGGCTATCTGACGTACGCCGAAGTAAATGACCACCTGCCAGCAGAAATTGTAGATTCTGAACAGGTAGAAGATATCATTCAAATGATCAACGATATGGGCATTAAGGTAGTAGAAACTGCTCCTGATGCTGATGATCTTGCGCTGAATGAAGACAACACTGTCACAGATGAAGATGCTGCCGAAGCTGCTGCTGCTGCGCTATCAAGCGTGGAGAGCGAAATTGGTCGTACAACCGATCCTGTCCGCATGTACATGCGTGAGATGGGTACCGTTGAACTTCTGACGCGTGAAGGTGAAATTGATATCGCGAAACGCATTGAAGATGGTATTAACCAAGTTCAAAGCGCCGTTGCTGAATACCCTGGCACCATTCCTTACGTCCTAGAGCAATTTGATCGTGTTTTAGCTGAAGAACTTCGCTTAACAGACCTGATTAATGGTTTTGTTGACCCGAACGACGATGGAACAGCAGCGCCAACCGCCACCCACATTGGTTCAGAGTTAGCGAAAACAGATCTTGCTGACGAAGATGGCGAGAAGAAAGAAGACGAAGAAGACGTTGAGGAAGAAGAAGAGGAAGATACAGGTATTGACCCTGAACTTGCTTTAGAAAAGTTCACCTCACTACGCAATACCTATCAGAACCTTCAACTCGCGATTAACGAACATGGCGCTGACAGCAGTAAAGCATCGAAAGCAACAGAGCTTCTTCAAGAAGTCTTTGCCGAATTCCGCTTAACGCCTAAACAATTTGATTACTTAGTGAATGAACTGCGCACCTCTATGGATCGCGTTCGTACTCAAGAACGTTTGATCATTCGTCAAACCGTTGAATACGGTAAAATGCCGAAGAAATCATTTGTTGCCCTCTTCACTGGTAATGAATCTTCCGACGCATGGCTAGACGAGGCACTTGCTTCTGATAAGCCATATGCCGAAAAAGTGAAACGCAGCGAAGAAGAGATTCGTCGTTCGATTCTAAAACTGTCGATCATCGAAAAAGAAACAAACCTAACGGTTCAAAGCATCAAAGACATTAGCCGACGTATGTCGATAGGTGAAGCGAAAGCTCGCCGTGCTAAGAAAGAGATGGTTGAAGCAAACTTACGTCTAGTCATCTCGATTGCTAAGAAGTATACAAACCGTGGTCTTCAATTCCTGGATCTTATCCAAGAAGGTAACATTGGTTTGATGAAAGCGGTTGATAAGTTTGAATACCGTCGTGGTTACAAATTCTCAACTTACGCAACTTGGTGGATTCGTCAGGCAATCACTCGTTCAATTGCTGACCAGGCTCGTACTATCCGTATTCCGGTTCACATGATCGAAACGATCAACAAACTGAACCGTATCTCTCGTCAAATGCTACAAGAGATGGGCCGTGAGCCGTTACCGGAAGAACTTGCTGAGCGCATGCAAATGCCTGAAGACAAGATCCGCAAAGTACTGAAGATTGCCAAAGAGCCAATCTCTATGGAGACACCAATCGGTGACGACGAAGATTCGCATCTAGGTGACTTCATTGAAGATACCACTCTAGAGCTACCACTAGACTCAGCCACATCAACCAGTCTACGTGGCGCAACAAAAGACGTGCTTGCCGGTTTAACACCTCGCGAAGCAAAAGTTCTGCGTATGCGTTTTGGTATCGACATGAACACGGACCATACGCTTGAAGAAGTGGGTAAACAGTTCGATGTTACTCGTGAACGTATCCGTCAGATTGAAGCAAAAGCTTTACGTAAACTTCGTCACCCTAGCCGCTCAGAAACCCTGCGCAGCTTCCTAGATGAGTAA
- a CDS encoding PTS mannitol transporter subunit IICBA, with protein sequence MISPDAKIKIQNFGRFLSNMVMPNIGAFIAWGFITALFIPTGWLPNETLAAMVGPMITYLLPLLIGYTGGKLVGGERGAVVGAITTMGVIVGTDIPMFMGAMMVGPMGGWAIKVFDQKVEGKVKSGFEMLVNNFSAGIIGMVCAIIAFFFIGPFVKILSAGLAGGVHFLVEAHLLPLTSIFVEPAKILFLNNAINHGIFSPLGIQQASEAGQSIFFLIEANPGPGLGILLAYMVFGKGTAKQTAGGASIIHFFGGIHEIYFPYILMNPRLILAAIAGGMTGVFVLTVFDAGIVSPASPGSIFAVLLMTQKASIVGVLASIISSAAVSFAVASVLMKTQTTTDEDGDESALNKATSQMKNMKSASKGATVAHQNKGNIDLANVQSIVVACDAGMGSSAMGAGLLRKKIQEAGLAINVTNLAINSLTEGADIVITHKDLTDRARMHAENAHHISLTNFLDSGMYNQLVAKLLSAQKNTAANEDNIGKMSVLAANDDSFEQTQPSVFQIQSKNIHLGLKADNKNDAIRFAGNKLVELGYVEPEYVDAMFEREKLVPTYLGESIAVPHGTVEAKDRVKKTGIVICQYPSGIQFTDDKDDVAKLVIGIAAKNDEHIQVITSITNALDEPDAIEKLTKTQDVNEILNILSGHQAA encoded by the coding sequence ATGATATCACCAGATGCTAAGATCAAGATACAAAATTTTGGTCGCTTCCTATCTAACATGGTAATGCCAAATATTGGCGCCTTCATCGCTTGGGGATTTATTACCGCACTCTTTATTCCAACTGGCTGGCTTCCAAACGAAACTCTTGCGGCCATGGTTGGCCCAATGATCACCTACCTATTACCTTTATTGATCGGTTATACCGGCGGTAAATTAGTCGGCGGAGAACGCGGCGCGGTAGTCGGTGCAATTACAACAATGGGCGTGATTGTCGGGACTGACATCCCAATGTTTATGGGGGCAATGATGGTTGGCCCAATGGGCGGCTGGGCAATAAAAGTCTTTGACCAAAAAGTTGAAGGGAAAGTGAAAAGCGGTTTTGAGATGTTGGTCAACAATTTCTCTGCCGGCATTATCGGAATGGTATGTGCCATCATCGCTTTCTTTTTTATCGGGCCATTTGTAAAAATATTATCTGCTGGTCTTGCTGGCGGAGTACACTTTTTAGTGGAAGCACACCTTCTGCCTCTCACCTCTATTTTTGTTGAACCAGCTAAAATCCTTTTCCTAAATAACGCCATTAACCACGGTATATTTTCTCCTCTGGGTATTCAGCAAGCCTCTGAAGCAGGCCAATCGATTTTCTTCCTTATCGAAGCAAATCCAGGCCCTGGTTTAGGTATCTTGCTTGCGTACATGGTGTTTGGTAAAGGCACAGCAAAACAAACCGCTGGTGGCGCATCGATTATTCATTTCTTCGGTGGTATCCACGAGATTTATTTCCCATACATCTTGATGAACCCTAGATTAATTCTTGCAGCCATTGCTGGTGGTATGACAGGCGTATTTGTTCTGACGGTCTTTGATGCGGGAATTGTTTCTCCTGCTTCACCAGGATCAATCTTTGCTGTGTTACTGATGACTCAGAAAGCTTCAATCGTCGGCGTCCTAGCCTCTATCATTTCATCCGCTGCGGTTTCATTTGCCGTTGCCTCGGTATTAATGAAAACACAAACCACAACCGATGAAGATGGAGACGAATCAGCGCTAAATAAAGCGACATCTCAAATGAAAAATATGAAGTCAGCTTCTAAAGGCGCAACGGTTGCTCACCAAAATAAAGGCAACATCGATTTAGCCAATGTGCAAAGCATTGTTGTCGCTTGTGATGCAGGAATGGGGTCTAGTGCTATGGGTGCTGGTCTATTGCGAAAAAAAATTCAAGAAGCGGGTTTAGCCATTAATGTCACTAATCTTGCGATTAACAGCCTTACAGAAGGTGCCGATATTGTGATTACTCATAAAGACCTGACTGATCGTGCTCGCATGCATGCTGAAAATGCACACCACATTTCATTAACGAATTTCCTAGACAGTGGAATGTACAACCAGCTCGTAGCAAAACTATTGTCTGCGCAAAAGAATACCGCGGCCAACGAAGACAACATTGGCAAGATGTCAGTATTAGCGGCGAACGACGACAGCTTTGAGCAAACTCAACCTTCTGTCTTCCAAATTCAAAGCAAGAATATTCACCTCGGGTTAAAAGCGGATAATAAAAACGATGCGATTCGCTTTGCCGGTAACAAACTCGTTGAGCTTGGTTATGTAGAGCCAGAGTATGTCGATGCCATGTTTGAGCGTGAAAAATTGGTCCCAACTTACCTTGGTGAATCTATTGCTGTTCCTCATGGAACCGTAGAAGCAAAAGATCGTGTAAAGAAAACGGGCATAGTGATTTGCCAATATCCATCGGGTATTCAATTCACCGACGATAAAGACGATGTGGCGAAACTGGTTATCGGTATTGCTGCTAAAAATGACGAACATATTCAAGTTATTACCTCAATAACGAATGCGCTCGATGAGCCAGATGCCATCGAAAAGCTGACTAAGACACAGGATGTGAATGAGATTCTAAACATCCTATCTGGTCATCAAGCCGCATAA
- a CDS encoding Fic family protein gives MAYTPPFSISNDILNMVAEISGLLGRLEVTNPDFLSPQLRRDNRIKTIQATLAIENNTLSLEQVTAVIEGKRVLGLPREIQEVNNAFSAYEKLAAWSATSVNDLLSGHGQLMFGLDEQAGCFRRGGVGIYRGDALIHMPPPADRVPVLIAELLDWLNRTDVHPLIASCIFHYEFEFIHPFADGNGRMGRLWQTLVLSKWQPLFAYVPVETVIRDKQDDYYQALSESDRISEASPFISFMLKALLTALLEIDSPENINAYAPQEAFVDVSIELLSVLNELGHATFVEMMQAVGLKHRPTFRKKYLKPALDNGYVEMLYPDSPNSPKQKYLLSKMGAIYLKSN, from the coding sequence ATGGCCTATACACCCCCTTTTAGCATTAGTAATGACATCCTAAACATGGTTGCTGAAATTAGCGGTTTACTTGGTCGTTTAGAAGTCACCAATCCAGATTTTCTTTCGCCTCAACTGAGAAGAGACAACAGGATTAAAACCATTCAGGCTACACTGGCGATAGAAAATAATACGTTATCACTAGAGCAAGTGACGGCTGTTATTGAAGGCAAGCGAGTTCTAGGCCTACCCAGAGAAATACAGGAAGTAAACAATGCGTTTTCTGCTTATGAAAAACTGGCTGCTTGGTCTGCTACCTCAGTGAATGATTTATTAAGTGGGCATGGTCAGCTTATGTTTGGTTTAGATGAACAAGCAGGTTGTTTTCGTCGTGGTGGTGTTGGTATCTATCGAGGTGATGCACTAATACATATGCCACCACCTGCTGATAGAGTTCCTGTTCTTATTGCGGAACTCTTGGATTGGTTAAATCGTACCGATGTTCATCCTTTGATTGCTAGTTGTATCTTTCATTATGAATTTGAATTCATTCACCCCTTTGCTGATGGCAATGGAAGGATGGGAAGGTTATGGCAAACGCTAGTGCTTAGTAAGTGGCAACCACTATTTGCTTATGTACCCGTTGAAACCGTGATTAGAGATAAGCAAGACGACTACTATCAAGCATTGTCTGAATCTGATCGCATTAGTGAGGCGTCACCATTTATAAGCTTTATGCTAAAAGCGTTGTTGACGGCATTGTTAGAGATTGATAGCCCTGAAAATATCAATGCTTATGCTCCTCAAGAGGCGTTCGTCGATGTGTCTATTGAACTCTTGAGTGTTTTAAATGAGCTTGGGCATGCGACGTTTGTTGAGATGATGCAAGCTGTTGGTTTAAAGCATAGACCAACATTTAGAAAGAAATACCTTAAACCAGCGTTAGATAATGGGTATGTTGAGATGTTATACCCTGATTCACCCAACAGCCCAAAACAAAAATATTTACTCTCTAAAATGGGTGCCATCTACTTAAAGAGTAATTGA
- a CDS encoding GatB/YqeY domain-containing protein, with the protein MALIDQLKEEQKLAMKAKDKSRLGTIRLALSAIKQREVDERITLTDDDIIAILVKMVKQRRDSVAQFESANRQDLADTEKAEITVLEAFMPQPLTEDEVVALIVNAIEESGAAGMQDMGKVMGVLKPQIQGRAEMGKVSGLVRAKLA; encoded by the coding sequence ATGGCTCTTATTGACCAACTCAAAGAAGAGCAGAAATTAGCGATGAAAGCCAAGGACAAATCGCGCCTTGGCACTATTCGTTTAGCCCTTTCAGCAATTAAGCAACGTGAAGTCGACGAGCGGATCACTCTGACCGACGATGACATTATTGCAATTCTGGTAAAAATGGTTAAACAGCGTCGCGATTCTGTCGCTCAATTTGAATCGGCTAATCGTCAAGATTTGGCTGATACTGAGAAAGCTGAAATCACTGTGTTAGAGGCCTTCATGCCTCAACCGCTTACTGAAGATGAAGTTGTTGCATTAATTGTTAATGCAATAGAAGAATCTGGTGCTGCGGGCATGCAAGACATGGGCAAAGTGATGGGTGTGTTAAAACCTCAGATTCAAGGGCGTGCAGAAATGGGTAAAGTCAGTGGTTTAGTTCGCGCTAAACTCGCTTAA
- a CDS encoding mannitol-1-phosphate 5-dehydrogenase, which produces MKNAVHFGAGNIGRGFIGKLLADADVAVTFADVDEPLVDQLSHKQEYKVKVVGSKCQTDTVTHVTAVNSASEDVIDQIVKTDLVTTAVGPNVLDIIAKTIAKGIEKRFISGNQKPLNIIACENMVRGTTHLKGEVYKYLDESLHHQAEILIGFVDSAVDRIVPPTSAANDDPLEVTVESFSEWIVDEQQFKGEIPDIDGMEKTSNLMAFVERKLFTLNTGHCVTAYLGCLKGHPTIRDAIEDKEIRDEVKQAMLESGEVLIQRYGFDRDIHNAYINKILDRFANPYLIDEVDRVGRQPIRKLGANDRLIKPLLGTIEYHLENKTLLKGIAAALKYTNATDPQAVELQQSIQTQGIKKTLAQYTGLAESSEEVKNIELIFNQL; this is translated from the coding sequence ATGAAAAATGCAGTTCATTTTGGTGCTGGTAATATTGGCCGTGGCTTCATTGGTAAGTTACTCGCAGACGCTGACGTTGCCGTCACCTTTGCCGACGTAGATGAACCACTAGTGGATCAGCTCAGTCACAAACAGGAATATAAAGTCAAGGTTGTTGGTTCGAAGTGTCAAACGGACACGGTCACCCATGTCACTGCTGTTAATTCGGCGAGCGAAGATGTCATTGACCAAATCGTAAAAACCGATTTAGTGACAACAGCCGTCGGTCCAAACGTTCTCGACATCATCGCTAAGACTATTGCAAAGGGAATCGAGAAACGTTTCATCTCAGGGAATCAAAAGCCCCTTAATATCATTGCTTGTGAAAATATGGTTCGTGGGACGACGCATTTAAAAGGCGAAGTTTACAAATACTTAGATGAATCATTGCACCATCAAGCAGAGATTCTTATTGGGTTTGTTGATTCAGCCGTTGATCGTATCGTTCCTCCTACCTCGGCAGCCAATGACGATCCTCTCGAGGTGACGGTTGAAAGCTTCAGTGAATGGATTGTTGACGAGCAACAATTTAAAGGTGAAATACCTGATATTGATGGTATGGAAAAGACCTCAAACCTAATGGCGTTCGTTGAACGTAAACTGTTTACTCTTAACACAGGTCACTGTGTTACTGCCTACCTAGGGTGCCTCAAAGGACACCCTACGATTCGTGATGCCATTGAAGATAAAGAGATTCGAGACGAAGTGAAACAAGCGATGCTCGAAAGCGGTGAAGTACTGATTCAACGTTATGGCTTTGATCGTGATATCCACAATGCGTACATTAACAAGATTCTAGATCGCTTTGCCAACCCATACCTTATTGATGAAGTGGATCGTGTAGGACGTCAACCGATTCGAAAATTGGGTGCTAATGATCGATTAATCAAACCGCTATTAGGTACAATCGAGTATCACCTTGAAAATAAAACGCTTTTAAAAGGCATTGCTGCCGCTTTAAAATACACAAACGCTACCGATCCACAGGCCGTCGAGTTACAGCAGTCGATACAGACACAAGGTATTAAAAAAACCTTAGCGCAATATACGGGCTTAGCTGAATCAAGCGAAGAAGTGAAAAACATTGAGCTAATTTTCAATCAACTATAG
- the rpsU gene encoding 30S ribosomal protein S21 gives MPIVKVRENEPFDVALRRFKRSCEKAGILSEVRRREHYEKPTTVRKRAKAAAQKRHAKKLARENARRVRLY, from the coding sequence ATGCCAATAGTTAAAGTACGTGAAAACGAACCGTTCGACGTTGCACTACGTCGTTTCAAGCGCTCTTGTGAAAAAGCAGGTATCCTTTCTGAAGTGCGTCGTCGTGAGCATTACGAAAAACCTACTACAGTTCGCAAACGCGCTAAAGCAGCAGCTCAAAAGCGTCACGCTAAGAAGCTAGCTCGCGAAAACGCTCGTCGCGTTCGCCTGTACTAA
- a CDS encoding MltR family transcriptional regulator: protein MPININETEIIEQLNNAPSVRGFFIATVDVFSDSIDALVQRIFRKDNFAVQSVVGPLLQDTGPLGDLSVRLKLLFGLGVLPDEVYHDIEDIIKLKNKLNNDAADYQFTDPNILLPIKELNLVKKMGMVQLEVTEPDDDVNIEFYHLQLQRQQQIIKSSLSLAIVDICNELGKDSPF from the coding sequence ATGCCCATTAATATCAACGAAACTGAGATCATCGAACAGCTAAATAACGCACCTTCTGTGCGGGGTTTTTTTATTGCGACCGTCGACGTTTTCAGCGATTCCATCGATGCTTTAGTTCAGCGAATATTTCGTAAAGATAATTTTGCCGTGCAGTCGGTCGTCGGGCCACTGTTGCAAGACACTGGCCCGTTGGGCGATCTTTCTGTTCGTTTAAAATTGCTGTTTGGCTTGGGGGTCCTTCCCGATGAGGTATATCACGACATCGAGGATATTATTAAGCTCAAAAATAAACTGAATAACGATGCGGCTGATTATCAATTCACTGATCCTAATATTCTTCTACCAATAAAAGAACTCAACCTAGTCAAAAAAATGGGCATGGTTCAACTTGAAGTCACTGAGCCTGATGACGATGTTAATATTGAGTTCTATCACCTTCAATTACAGCGCCAACAGCAAATTATTAAATCAAGCCTATCACTGGCTATTGTCGATATCTGCAATGAACTCGGCAAGGACAGTCCATTCTAG
- the plsY gene encoding glycerol-3-phosphate 1-O-acyltransferase PlsY yields the protein MSPLVLTLIISAYLLGSISSAVLICRVLRLQDPREVGSKNPGATNVLRVGGKKAAVAVLLCDMLKGTIPVWGGYFLDIDSFLLGIVAISACLGHMYPIFFHFKGGKGVATALGSIAPIGLGLTGLIVLTWLSVAIVFRYSSLAALVTVLLTPFYTWLIKPQYTLPVAMLCCLIVFRHGPNIRRLLDGTEPKVGEKKQGLKKAS from the coding sequence ATGAGCCCACTTGTTCTCACATTGATCATTTCAGCCTATCTGCTCGGATCGATCTCGAGTGCGGTATTGATCTGTCGTGTGTTGCGTCTTCAAGATCCCAGAGAGGTCGGTTCAAAAAACCCAGGCGCGACGAATGTACTACGAGTAGGTGGAAAAAAGGCAGCAGTAGCGGTGTTATTGTGCGATATGTTGAAAGGGACCATTCCAGTATGGGGTGGCTACTTCCTCGATATAGATTCTTTTCTTTTGGGCATCGTGGCGATCTCAGCCTGCCTTGGCCACATGTATCCTATCTTCTTTCACTTTAAAGGGGGGAAAGGGGTCGCTACAGCCTTAGGCTCGATAGCTCCCATTGGTCTAGGGCTCACCGGCCTCATTGTATTGACTTGGTTATCGGTCGCGATTGTATTTCGTTATTCTTCTCTGGCGGCGCTGGTTACCGTACTTCTCACCCCATTTTATACCTGGTTGATAAAGCCCCAATATACCTTGCCTGTGGCCATGTTATGTTGCTTAATTGTGTTTCGTCATGGGCCAAATATTCGACGTTTATTGGACGGCACCGAACCCAAAGTGGGCGAGAAAAAACAGGGATTAAAAAAGGCCTCATAA
- the dnaG gene encoding DNA primase: MAGHIPRSFIDDLLARLDIVDIVDARVKLKKKGKNYGACCPFHNEKTPSFSVSQEKQFYHCFGCGAHGNAIDFMMEYERLEFVEAIDELASFLGLDVPREQRSGNVSNQPTVNTEQKRNLYDLMGSISQFYRSQLKSANSKVAIDYLKERGLSGEIVQKFGIGYVADEWDSVRKNFGQQRHAEDMLVTGGMLIENDKGNRYDRFRGRIMFPIHDRRGRVIGFGGRVLGDGTPKYLNSPETPIFHKGKELYGLYEVMQAYREPPQILVVEGYMDVVALAQYGVDYSVASLGTSTTGDHLQVLFRQTHTVVCCYDGDRAGREAAWRALENALSYLKSGHTLKFLFLPDGEDPDSFIRKHGKEAFEKEIHQASPLSDYLIDNLVSTQNINLGTSEGKSTLRTLANNLIDKIPDASLQKELDEKLDKLTGFMGQGKRRQANTKETRPQPHKEIKRTPMREVIALLIQNPSYADMVPDLSPVREISLPGLTLLVEVLEYCRTHPHINTGQLLEQWRNSKNEALLSRLASWEIPANEDNQEDIFLDSLDKILAQCVEKQIENLQAKARSIGLSADEKRELLALMLDLKA; this comes from the coding sequence ATGGCAGGACACATCCCTAGAAGTTTTATCGATGACCTTCTTGCTCGACTTGATATTGTCGACATTGTCGATGCACGCGTGAAACTTAAGAAAAAAGGTAAGAACTACGGCGCTTGCTGCCCATTCCACAACGAAAAAACCCCCTCTTTTAGCGTAAGCCAAGAAAAACAGTTCTATCACTGCTTCGGCTGTGGTGCCCATGGCAACGCTATCGACTTCATGATGGAATACGAACGCTTAGAGTTCGTTGAAGCCATTGATGAACTGGCCTCTTTTTTAGGTTTAGACGTACCTCGAGAGCAAAGAAGCGGCAATGTCAGCAATCAACCGACAGTCAACACAGAACAAAAACGTAACCTGTATGATTTGATGGGCAGTATTTCACAGTTCTATCGTAGTCAATTAAAAAGTGCGAACAGTAAAGTCGCCATTGATTACCTAAAAGAGCGCGGTTTATCCGGTGAAATTGTTCAAAAGTTTGGTATCGGTTATGTCGCCGATGAGTGGGATTCTGTCCGCAAGAATTTTGGTCAACAGCGTCACGCAGAAGATATGCTCGTCACTGGCGGCATGTTGATTGAGAACGACAAGGGCAATAGATACGATCGCTTTCGTGGTCGAATTATGTTCCCGATTCATGATCGTCGTGGGCGAGTCATCGGATTTGGTGGCCGGGTTTTAGGCGATGGTACGCCAAAGTACCTTAACTCCCCTGAAACACCAATATTCCATAAAGGCAAAGAGCTTTACGGGCTCTATGAAGTCATGCAAGCCTATCGAGAGCCACCACAAATCTTAGTGGTTGAGGGCTATATGGATGTCGTTGCCCTCGCACAATATGGAGTCGATTACTCTGTGGCTTCGCTAGGAACATCGACCACTGGCGATCACTTACAGGTGCTGTTTCGACAAACTCATACCGTTGTTTGTTGCTACGATGGTGACCGAGCTGGGCGTGAAGCCGCTTGGCGGGCTCTAGAAAATGCGCTGAGTTATCTCAAAAGTGGTCATACACTTAAGTTCCTATTCTTGCCCGATGGTGAAGATCCTGATAGCTTTATTCGTAAACATGGCAAAGAAGCGTTCGAAAAAGAGATTCACCAGGCGAGCCCCCTGTCTGACTATTTAATTGATAATTTGGTTAGCACTCAGAATATTAACCTAGGCACCAGTGAAGGTAAGTCAACATTACGCACACTTGCTAACAATTTGATAGATAAAATCCCGGATGCCAGCTTACAAAAAGAGTTGGATGAAAAGCTGGATAAACTGACTGGCTTTATGGGCCAAGGAAAGCGTCGACAAGCAAACACAAAAGAAACGCGACCTCAACCGCATAAAGAGATCAAGCGCACACCAATGCGAGAAGTTATCGCTTTGCTTATTCAAAATCCGAGCTATGCTGATATGGTACCCGATCTCTCCCCTGTGAGAGAAATATCACTACCTGGGTTAACTTTATTGGTAGAAGTCCTTGAATACTGTCGAACGCATCCCCATATCAACACGGGCCAATTGTTAGAACAATGGCGCAACAGTAAAAATGAGGCACTTCTGTCTCGTCTCGCCAGCTGGGAGATCCCTGCAAATGAAGACAATCAAGAAGACATTTTTTTAGACTCACTGGACAAAATTTTGGCCCAGTGTGTTGAAAAACAAATTGAAAACCTACAAGCCAAAGCAAGAAGTATCGGTTTATCAGCCGACGAAAAAAGGGAGCTACTAGCGCTAATGCTAGATTTAAAAGCGTAA